A window of Pusillimonas sp. T7-7 contains these coding sequences:
- a CDS encoding cold-shock protein: MQTETGIVKWFNNEKGFGFIKPESGGKDLFAHHTDIIGTGFKSLEENQRVSYVAAEGQKGPQAKSIQVI, from the coding sequence ATGCAAACAGAAACTGGTATTGTTAAATGGTTCAACAACGAAAAAGGCTTTGGTTTCATCAAGCCTGAGTCGGGCGGCAAAGATTTGTTCGCACACCACACCGACATCATCGGCACCGGCTTCAAGTCGCTCGAAGAAAACCAACGTGTTTCCTACGTAGCCGCCGAAGGCCAGAAAGGCCCACAAGCCAAGTCTATCCAGGTCATCTAA
- a CDS encoding M20 aminoacylase family protein, whose product MKLVEPIVGWQGEIAAIRRDLHAHPELAYQENRTSDIVAQQLESWGIEVHRGLGVTGVVGVIRGASDNGRSIGLRADMDALPMQEINAFEHASTYPGKMHACGHDGHTAMLLAAARYLAQHRNFDGVVYVIFQPAEEGQVGAGRMIEDGLFTRFAMNAVFGMHNWPGLPVGKFGVCVGPIMASSNYFTVRIKGKGAHAAMPHMGVDPIMAATNLTQALQSVVTRNRNPYDPAVLSITQIHAGSADNVIPDTAELRGTVRTFTEETLDIIEQRVRELVHSISQGYGCTADFAFDRKYPPTINHPKETAFSVQVLKDLVGPENVDDAVQPAMTGEDFALMLKERPGCYLWIGNGQGGHRLPGHGEGPCTLHNASYDFNDELIPIGASYWVELARRWLSTAG is encoded by the coding sequence ATGAAGCTTGTTGAACCGATAGTAGGTTGGCAGGGTGAAATTGCCGCCATTCGGCGTGATTTGCACGCACACCCCGAGCTGGCCTATCAGGAAAACCGAACCTCGGATATCGTGGCGCAGCAGCTGGAGTCTTGGGGCATAGAGGTGCACCGTGGGCTGGGCGTAACGGGCGTGGTGGGCGTAATACGTGGTGCGTCCGACAATGGGAGGTCCATAGGCCTGCGCGCCGACATGGACGCCTTGCCCATGCAAGAGATCAATGCCTTTGAACATGCCAGCACCTACCCCGGAAAAATGCACGCTTGCGGCCATGACGGCCATACGGCAATGTTGCTGGCCGCGGCACGTTATCTGGCCCAGCACCGTAATTTCGACGGTGTGGTGTATGTGATTTTTCAGCCGGCCGAAGAAGGTCAGGTGGGCGCCGGTCGTATGATTGAAGACGGTCTGTTTACCCGCTTTGCCATGAATGCGGTGTTCGGCATGCATAACTGGCCTGGCCTGCCGGTAGGCAAGTTCGGTGTTTGCGTGGGGCCCATCATGGCATCCAGCAATTACTTTACGGTACGTATAAAAGGCAAGGGCGCCCATGCGGCCATGCCGCATATGGGTGTCGACCCCATCATGGCGGCCACCAACCTGACGCAGGCCTTGCAAAGCGTCGTCACACGCAATCGTAATCCTTACGATCCGGCCGTCCTGAGCATCACGCAAATCCATGCAGGGTCCGCCGACAACGTTATTCCCGACACGGCGGAACTGCGTGGCACAGTACGTACCTTCACTGAAGAAACGCTGGACATCATCGAGCAGCGCGTACGTGAACTGGTGCACAGTATCAGTCAAGGCTATGGCTGCACGGCAGACTTTGCTTTTGATCGGAAATATCCGCCCACCATCAATCATCCGAAAGAGACGGCCTTCAGCGTTCAGGTGCTGAAAGACCTGGTCGGCCCAGAGAATGTTGATGATGCGGTCCAGCCTGCCATGACAGGCGAGGACTTTGCCCTGATGCTGAAAGAGCGGCCCGGTTGTTATCTATGGATAGGCAACGGGCAGGGTGGCCACCGCTTGCCGGGGCATGGGGAAGGCCCTTGTACCTTGCACAATGCCAGTTACGACTTCAACGACGAGCTGATTCCCATCGGCGCCAGTTATTGGGTGGAGCTGGCACGGCGCTGGTTATCGACAGCCGGCTAA
- a CDS encoding ProQ/FinO family protein, protein MGFEQLAALRRELVAQAEQEKRNEQEKRKTRQAPQGARKTGRKPATETPVDPVVITISRLQKQFPQAFPKKPAPKLPLKLGIHKDLYAQAETLKLTNAEIKEAVKTWCQGSRYWACMTEGTARLDLNGEPAGEVTVADAQHAKQLANRRRSHAIRSRKQEAGKPVVAEPGKPAADEQKAGAEPTSPEPSASEAPATSDQTDTTP, encoded by the coding sequence ATGGGATTTGAACAACTTGCCGCGCTCAGGCGCGAGCTGGTCGCGCAAGCTGAGCAGGAAAAACGGAACGAGCAGGAAAAGCGGAAAACCCGCCAGGCGCCTCAAGGTGCCCGTAAAACTGGTCGCAAGCCCGCAACGGAAACTCCTGTCGATCCCGTGGTCATCACCATTTCCCGGCTTCAGAAGCAGTTTCCGCAGGCCTTCCCAAAAAAACCCGCGCCCAAGCTGCCCCTGAAACTGGGCATACACAAAGACCTGTACGCTCAGGCCGAAACCTTGAAGCTCACCAATGCCGAGATCAAGGAAGCCGTCAAGACGTGGTGCCAGGGCAGCCGCTACTGGGCCTGCATGACAGAAGGCACCGCCCGGCTGGACCTGAATGGTGAGCCAGCTGGCGAGGTTACCGTCGCCGACGCTCAACATGCCAAGCAACTGGCCAATCGTCGGCGCTCACATGCCATACGGTCACGCAAACAAGAAGCAGGCAAACCGGTTGTTGCAGAACCCGGCAAGCCAGCCGCAGATGAGCAGAAAGCTGGAGCAGAGCCAACCAGTCCTGAGCCCTCGGCGTCAGAAGCTCCCGCCACCTCCGATCAGACCGACACCACGCCATAA
- a CDS encoding LysE family translocator, whose protein sequence is MTVSVLLSLIVFTFVNSITPGPNNVMLTASGSTFGYRRSLPHMLGITIGVSVMVLLVGAGLGAVFEAMPMLYTVLKYVGAAYLLYLAWRIARAGSIDGGQARGKPFSFIQAAAFQWVNPKAWLMAVGIVAAYMPQENFYWNLTVATLVVSLVNFPSISVWTLFGSAVRRLLHRPESVQRFNIAMAILLVASLYGVVSV, encoded by the coding sequence ATGACCGTCAGCGTGCTGCTTTCCTTGATCGTCTTTACTTTTGTCAATTCCATTACACCAGGACCGAACAACGTCATGCTGACGGCATCGGGGTCAACTTTCGGCTACCGCCGATCGCTGCCTCATATGCTGGGCATCACCATAGGGGTGTCTGTTATGGTGCTGTTGGTTGGTGCGGGCCTGGGTGCTGTATTCGAGGCGATGCCCATGCTTTACACGGTGTTGAAGTATGTGGGGGCGGCTTATTTGCTGTACCTGGCGTGGCGCATTGCGCGGGCGGGGTCGATAGATGGCGGGCAAGCGCGTGGCAAACCTTTCAGCTTTATCCAGGCGGCGGCTTTTCAGTGGGTCAACCCCAAGGCCTGGCTGATGGCCGTAGGAATTGTGGCCGCCTATATGCCCCAGGAAAATTTTTACTGGAACCTGACGGTCGCCACGCTGGTGGTTTCGCTCGTTAACTTTCCGAGCATCAGCGTGTGGACTTTGTTCGGTAGTGCCGTGCGGCGTCTGCTGCACCGGCCTGAGTCGGTGCAGCGTTTCAATATCGCCATGGCGATATTGCTGGTGGCTTCGCTTTATGGCGTGGTGTCGGTCTGA
- a CDS encoding adenosine deaminase has protein sequence MPNTPVPATLIDFIQRLPKAELHLHIEGTLEPELIFQLAQRNNIKLPYASIDALRAAYLFENLQSFLDLYYAGASVLITENDFYDMTMAYMRRAQQDGVVHVEIMFDPQTHTERGIPIQTVFAGIARALREMRNSAGISSYLILSFLRHLSEEEANATLTAALPLREQYADLWIGIGLDSAEQGNPPEKFTRVYARCKELGFRLTAHAGEEGPASHVRDALDLLQVERIDHGVRSEEDPALMQRLITDGVPLTVCPLSNLKLCVVDDMRQHNLARMLRQGVVVTVNSDDPAYFGGYIADNYLACAEHLGLSRKELADLARNSLAASFLPAKEKDRRLKHLAEMITNC, from the coding sequence ATGCCCAATACCCCCGTACCTGCAACGCTAATCGACTTTATCCAACGATTGCCCAAGGCGGAATTACACCTACATATCGAAGGCACACTCGAGCCCGAGCTTATATTTCAGCTGGCGCAACGCAATAACATCAAGCTGCCCTATGCATCCATAGACGCCTTACGCGCTGCCTATTTATTCGAAAACCTGCAATCATTTCTGGATCTTTATTACGCCGGCGCAAGCGTACTGATCACAGAAAATGATTTCTATGACATGACTATGGCCTATATGCGGCGCGCACAGCAAGACGGCGTCGTCCATGTCGAAATCATGTTCGACCCTCAAACCCATACTGAACGCGGCATTCCCATTCAAACGGTATTCGCAGGCATTGCCCGAGCCCTGCGCGAAATGCGCAACTCAGCCGGCATCAGCAGTTATCTGATCCTGAGTTTTCTTCGACATTTGTCTGAGGAAGAAGCAAACGCGACCCTGACGGCGGCTCTGCCCTTGCGCGAACAATACGCCGACTTGTGGATAGGCATAGGGTTGGACTCGGCCGAACAAGGCAACCCGCCAGAAAAATTCACCCGCGTGTACGCCCGCTGCAAGGAATTGGGGTTTCGCCTGACGGCTCATGCGGGGGAAGAAGGACCGGCCAGCCATGTACGCGACGCACTGGATTTGTTACAGGTAGAGCGTATAGATCATGGCGTGCGCAGCGAAGAAGACCCTGCGCTGATGCAACGCCTGATCACCGACGGTGTTCCCTTGACGGTATGCCCGCTGTCCAACTTGAAACTATGCGTGGTAGACGATATGCGGCAGCACAACTTGGCACGCATGCTGCGGCAAGGCGTCGTGGTCACAGTGAATTCGGATGATCCGGCTTATTTTGGTGGTTATATAGCCGATAACTACCTTGCCTGTGCTGAGCATCTGGGCCTGAGCCGCAAGGAATTGGCTGACCTGGCACGCAACAGCCTGGCCGCGTCTTTTCTGCCTGCCAAGGAAAAAGACAGGCGCTTGAAGCATCTGGCCGAGATGATCACCAACTGCTAA
- a CDS encoding phosphoribosyltransferase family protein, which produces MNPVRSAYPYDYSHVEIVMAEYLPHWRSLHFDAVVAIARGGMVPGLIASMGLSLPLHALSYSRADRKVSWYTSQTPSIPSKILLVEDIAGRGTTLSDSLAFLQKLGHDVKVFTLAYDADSRIKPDYGQEMPAGMRAWFPWEHTSITTAFDRTGNRPDRPEHEYASWAIDLDGVLLMDLSEHLYAQALHETLAQRDLLLPNETLPGLDLANITIITGRPEQDRERTQAWLNRHGFHGPLVMRDECLYSAGQTATHKAQAILARCHTHFLESDAAQALEIARQTRVARIIWWTGRQALLVHASEIEHLRLV; this is translated from the coding sequence ATGAATCCAGTACGCAGTGCCTACCCCTACGACTATTCCCATGTGGAAATCGTCATGGCGGAATACCTTCCACATTGGCGCTCATTGCACTTCGATGCAGTGGTGGCTATTGCTCGCGGCGGGATGGTGCCGGGCCTGATCGCCTCCATGGGCTTGAGCCTGCCCTTGCATGCCCTGTCCTACTCTCGTGCTGACCGCAAGGTGTCCTGGTACACAAGCCAAACGCCCAGCATCCCGTCCAAAATATTGCTGGTTGAAGATATAGCAGGACGCGGAACCACGCTGAGCGACAGTCTGGCATTTCTGCAAAAACTGGGGCACGACGTAAAGGTATTCACACTGGCCTACGATGCCGACTCGCGCATCAAGCCTGACTATGGTCAGGAAATGCCAGCAGGCATGCGCGCCTGGTTTCCCTGGGAGCACACATCCATTACAACGGCCTTCGACCGCACGGGAAATCGGCCCGACAGGCCCGAGCATGAGTACGCCTCATGGGCCATAGACCTGGACGGCGTTCTGCTTATGGACCTGTCCGAGCATCTGTATGCACAAGCCCTGCACGAAACCTTGGCCCAGCGTGACCTGCTGCTGCCCAACGAGACTCTACCGGGGCTGGACCTGGCAAACATCACCATCATTACGGGCCGTCCGGAACAAGACCGCGAACGCACGCAAGCATGGTTGAACCGCCACGGTTTTCATGGCCCGCTAGTCATGCGCGACGAGTGCCTGTACAGTGCCGGGCAAACAGCCACACACAAGGCCCAGGCCATACTCGCCCGCTGTCATACCCATTTTCTGGAAAGCGATGCCGCACAAGCACTGGAAATTGCCCGGCAAACCCGGGTGGCGCGAATCATATGGTGGACTGGGCGGCAAGCATTGCTGGTCCATGCCAGCGAAATTGAACACCTGCGCCTAGTATGA
- a CDS encoding phenylacetic acid degradation protein PaaY, translating into MFKVYAIDGITPVVDPSAYVHPSAVLIGDVIVGPGVYIGPLASLRGDFGRITLKAGSNVQDGCIIHGIAESDTLVDVDGHIGHGAVLHGCTIGRNALVGMNAVVMDRAVIGESSIVAAMAFVKIGLEIPARSLVVGSPARVLRELSDAEIAGKTFGTRQYQRLTTRSLETMQAVAPLVQVEENRPRLTPEQINP; encoded by the coding sequence ATGTTCAAAGTCTATGCCATTGATGGCATTACTCCCGTTGTCGATCCCAGTGCTTATGTGCATCCATCTGCCGTACTGATCGGCGATGTCATTGTCGGGCCGGGCGTGTACATAGGCCCGCTGGCGAGCTTGCGGGGCGACTTTGGCCGCATCACGCTCAAGGCAGGGTCCAACGTCCAGGACGGCTGTATTATTCATGGCATAGCTGAAAGCGACACGCTGGTCGATGTAGACGGCCACATAGGCCACGGCGCCGTACTGCATGGTTGCACCATAGGGCGCAATGCCCTGGTCGGCATGAATGCCGTGGTCATGGATCGGGCCGTCATAGGCGAGTCCAGCATTGTGGCTGCCATGGCTTTCGTAAAGATAGGGCTGGAGATTCCGGCGCGCAGTCTGGTGGTGGGGTCGCCCGCGCGTGTCCTGCGCGAGCTGAGTGACGCGGAAATCGCGGGTAAAACTTTTGGCACCCGGCAATATCAGCGTTTGACCACACGTAGTCTGGAAACCATGCAGGCTGTGGCGCCTCTGGTCCAAGTGGAAGAAAACCGGCCCCGCCTGACACCGGAACAAATCAACCCGTAG
- a CDS encoding PLP-dependent aminotransferase family protein translates to MTLSSRFNTSWKPLRDSSISLVDQLVEHLGSRIRNHGLRSGMRLPSVRSMADEAGLSRFTVVQAYDRLVAQGIIQSRRGSGFYVSPPARASIPASAPSPNLAPDAAFDTVFLLRSMFREDALPHMPGSAGLLPASWLDHEMVAAAVRTVGRSIGRSLVGYGVPKGLKALRQQIAFSLQAQDVPAHPDHHLMTVAGVTHGLDLISRTFIRPGDTVLVEDPGWFLIFGRLTALGAKVIGVPRRADGPDTQALADLAETHRPKLFITNTAVHNPTGHTLSAGVAYEILRIAERFNFLLVEDDTYADFHPAAPVRLAALDRLNRVLLVGGYSKTLAASLRVGYVAGSPALIDKLVDTKLLGALTTPELGEQVLYRILAEGHYRRHIERLRTRVDHARDQCIKMLLQAGCSVPHEPHAGMFVWADCGMDTETLARKAAATGVLFAPGVLFSPIQSPSSRFRLAVSMVDDPQGWQTLAALLKQVRTTQPIGNFRETKQ, encoded by the coding sequence ATGACACTTTCAAGCCGCTTCAATACATCCTGGAAACCACTCAGAGACTCCAGCATCTCGCTCGTGGATCAACTGGTTGAACACCTTGGTTCCCGGATACGGAATCATGGCTTGCGCTCGGGCATGCGCCTTCCATCGGTCAGATCCATGGCCGACGAAGCCGGTTTAAGCCGTTTCACTGTCGTCCAGGCCTATGATCGCCTGGTGGCCCAAGGCATCATACAGTCCAGGCGCGGCTCAGGCTTCTATGTCTCTCCACCAGCCCGCGCCTCCATCCCGGCATCCGCCCCAAGCCCGAACCTGGCGCCCGATGCCGCTTTTGACACGGTATTTTTGCTGCGCAGCATGTTTCGTGAAGATGCGCTGCCACATATGCCGGGCAGCGCAGGGCTGCTGCCGGCCTCGTGGCTGGATCACGAGATGGTGGCCGCAGCCGTACGTACTGTAGGGCGCAGCATAGGCCGCAGCCTGGTGGGCTACGGAGTGCCCAAAGGGCTGAAAGCACTACGTCAGCAAATTGCTTTTTCCTTGCAAGCGCAAGACGTACCCGCTCATCCGGACCATCATTTAATGACGGTCGCCGGCGTCACTCATGGGCTGGATCTGATATCGCGTACCTTCATCAGGCCCGGGGACACGGTTCTTGTAGAGGACCCGGGCTGGTTCCTGATATTTGGCCGTCTGACGGCTCTGGGCGCAAAAGTGATTGGTGTGCCCCGTCGGGCAGACGGGCCAGATACACAAGCCCTGGCGGATTTGGCTGAAACACATCGTCCAAAACTGTTCATCACAAATACCGCAGTTCATAACCCCACAGGCCATACCCTGTCGGCAGGCGTTGCCTACGAAATACTGCGCATTGCCGAACGTTTCAATTTTCTGCTGGTCGAGGACGATACTTATGCCGATTTCCACCCTGCTGCGCCTGTGCGTCTGGCTGCCCTTGACCGCCTGAACCGAGTGTTGTTGGTAGGGGGCTATTCCAAAACGCTGGCAGCCAGTCTGCGAGTCGGTTACGTGGCCGGTTCACCGGCCCTTATCGACAAGCTGGTTGATACCAAGCTGCTGGGCGCCCTGACCACACCAGAGCTGGGAGAACAGGTACTCTATCGCATACTGGCCGAAGGACACTACCGACGCCATATTGAGCGATTGCGCACCCGCGTGGACCATGCCCGCGATCAATGCATCAAGATGCTGCTGCAAGCGGGTTGCTCTGTACCGCATGAGCCGCATGCGGGAATGTTCGTATGGGCAGACTGCGGCATGGACACCGAAACGCTGGCGCGCAAGGCTGCGGCAACTGGCGTCCTGTTTGCACCCGGCGTTTTATTTTCACCCATTCAGTCGCCCTCTTCCCGCTTCAGGCTGGCCGTTTCCATGGTCGATGATCCACAAGGCTGGCAGACATTGGCAGCGCTGCTCAAGCAGGTCCGGACTACACAGCCGATCGGCAACTTTCGGGAAACGAAGCAATAA
- a CDS encoding cytochrome P450, translating to MHTACPHIHDWNPRDERVQQNQIAAYDTMRKQCPVARSEYLHWSVFKHAEVVRILNDHDTFSNQVSPRASVPNGMDPPEHTPFRQLIEPYFDPSAMADFKPACESIARNLAENLHQGQIDIMSQLAHPYALEVQCAFMGWPATLHQPLRDWMRKNHKATLAKDRAAMDQIAQEFDGYMLALINERRQAGANAPDDTTTRLTRGHVDGRPLNDEELISILRNWTVGELGTIAASVGILAHYLAAHPALQEQLRKQPELLPPAIDEILRIHAPLIANRRITTRPVELGGRHLDAGERVSILWASANRDEAVFGDPDDFRLDRDPLLNLLYGAGIHVCPGAPLARMELRLLMEALLACTQRLDLTSGQPPIRARYPGGGFTSLILQVL from the coding sequence ATGCATACAGCCTGCCCCCACATCCACGACTGGAACCCACGCGACGAAAGAGTTCAGCAAAACCAGATCGCCGCCTACGACACCATGCGCAAGCAATGCCCGGTCGCCCGCAGCGAATACCTGCACTGGTCGGTCTTCAAGCATGCCGAGGTCGTACGCATACTGAACGACCACGACACGTTCAGCAATCAAGTCTCCCCGCGCGCGTCTGTTCCCAACGGCATGGACCCACCCGAACACACGCCATTCAGGCAGCTCATAGAACCCTATTTTGACCCTTCAGCCATGGCGGACTTCAAGCCGGCATGCGAATCCATTGCCCGAAACCTGGCGGAAAACCTGCATCAGGGCCAGATAGACATCATGTCGCAGCTGGCACACCCTTACGCACTTGAGGTCCAGTGCGCCTTCATGGGGTGGCCAGCCACCTTGCACCAGCCACTACGCGACTGGATGCGCAAAAACCACAAAGCCACGCTGGCAAAAGACCGCGCCGCCATGGACCAGATCGCCCAGGAATTCGACGGCTATATGCTGGCACTGATCAATGAGCGCCGCCAGGCAGGAGCCAATGCGCCCGACGACACCACCACCCGGCTGACGCGCGGGCACGTAGACGGCCGGCCGTTAAACGATGAAGAGTTGATCAGCATCCTGCGCAACTGGACGGTCGGTGAGCTGGGCACCATTGCGGCATCGGTCGGCATTCTTGCCCATTATCTGGCCGCCCATCCAGCACTGCAGGAGCAACTGCGCAAACAGCCTGAACTCCTGCCACCCGCCATTGACGAAATTCTGCGCATTCATGCCCCACTGATCGCCAACCGTCGCATCACAACACGACCGGTTGAGCTAGGCGGCCGGCACCTGGACGCAGGCGAACGTGTATCCATACTCTGGGCCTCGGCCAACCGCGACGAAGCGGTATTTGGTGATCCCGACGACTTCCGCCTTGACCGTGATCCATTGCTGAACCTGCTTTACGGCGCCGGCATACACGTTTGCCCCGGCGCCCCCCTGGCCCGCATGGAACTCCGGCTGCTCATGGAAGCATTGCTGGCCTGTACGCAGCGGCTTGACCTGACATCCGGCCAGCCCCCCATCCGGGCACGTTACCCGGGCGGCGGATTCACCTCGCTTATACTTCAGGTCTTGTAA
- a CDS encoding 3-hydroxyacyl-CoA dehydrogenase: protein MKVAVIGAGLIGQAWAIVFARGGCQVRLWDGDSAALTRAFKLVEQQIKELENKQLLSDAAGVIARIHTASSLEEALDGAGYVQENLPERLDVKQDIFGAMDRLSPPDTPLASSTSSIPASAFTENLSGRHRCLVSHPVNPPYLIPVVELCGAPWTDAATLERTRDLMKKVGQKPVTLHKELEGFVLNRLQGALLREAFRLVESGCVSAEDLDITVKDGLGLRWSFMGPFETIDLNAPDGVQDYCKRYGDMYESIAKEQTGTGPWSPELVANIDQQRRELLPSSELLNRRIWRDERLMALLLHKKQADAD, encoded by the coding sequence ATGAAGGTTGCTGTGATTGGCGCCGGGCTTATTGGCCAGGCGTGGGCTATTGTGTTTGCACGCGGTGGGTGCCAAGTGCGTTTGTGGGATGGTGATTCGGCGGCGTTGACGCGTGCGTTTAAGCTGGTTGAGCAGCAAATCAAGGAGCTCGAAAACAAGCAGCTCTTAAGCGATGCAGCGGGTGTGATCGCACGGATTCACACTGCTTCCAGCCTGGAAGAGGCGCTGGATGGCGCCGGCTACGTTCAAGAAAATCTGCCCGAACGGCTGGATGTGAAACAAGATATCTTTGGCGCCATGGATCGCTTGAGCCCTCCTGATACCCCGTTGGCAAGCTCAACGTCAAGCATCCCGGCTTCAGCTTTTACGGAAAATCTGTCCGGCCGCCATCGTTGCCTGGTCTCGCACCCCGTCAACCCCCCTTATCTGATTCCTGTTGTGGAGTTGTGCGGCGCGCCCTGGACGGACGCCGCAACTCTGGAGCGCACCAGGGATTTGATGAAAAAGGTAGGGCAGAAGCCGGTAACTTTGCATAAAGAGCTGGAAGGGTTTGTCTTGAATCGCCTGCAGGGGGCTTTGTTGCGCGAGGCTTTTCGTCTGGTGGAAAGCGGCTGCGTCAGCGCCGAGGATCTGGACATTACAGTCAAGGATGGCCTGGGCCTGCGCTGGTCGTTCATGGGTCCGTTCGAAACCATTGATTTGAATGCGCCTGATGGTGTGCAAGATTATTGCAAACGCTACGGCGACATGTACGAATCGATTGCCAAAGAGCAGACCGGCACAGGGCCCTGGTCTCCCGAGCTGGTTGCCAATATTGATCAGCAACGGCGTGAGCTGCTGCCCAGCTCCGAGCTGTTGAATCGGCGCATATGGCGTGACGAGCGTTTGATGGCATTGTTGCTGCATAAAAAGCAGGCAGATGCCGACTAG
- a CDS encoding DNA-3-methyladenine glycosylase — protein MQALPRDFYDRDTTRVARELLGKFLVHRLDGAERIGKIVEVEAYLGPHDLAAHTSKGLTPRTRVMFGPPGHVYVYMIYGMHHCMNVVTEADGTGAAVLLRALEPLSGLAGNASGPGRLCKAMGIDKNHYGHDLCSPTLFIAEDPTAGPVGIVERPRVGVDYAGEWAAKPLRFYIEGNPYISKK, from the coding sequence ATGCAAGCACTTCCACGCGACTTTTACGACAGGGATACTACCCGGGTAGCCCGCGAATTATTAGGCAAATTTCTAGTCCATCGTCTTGATGGCGCAGAGCGCATAGGAAAAATAGTCGAAGTCGAGGCCTATCTGGGTCCACATGACCTGGCAGCGCATACTTCCAAAGGCTTGACGCCCCGCACGCGAGTCATGTTTGGCCCTCCAGGGCATGTCTATGTATATATGATCTACGGCATGCATCACTGCATGAATGTGGTCACCGAGGCTGATGGCACTGGGGCAGCCGTGTTATTACGGGCCCTGGAACCCCTATCCGGGCTGGCCGGCAACGCCAGCGGACCCGGCAGACTATGCAAGGCCATGGGTATAGACAAAAATCATTACGGCCACGACCTGTGCAGCCCCACTCTATTTATCGCCGAAGATCCCACCGCCGGGCCTGTCGGCATTGTTGAACGGCCCCGTGTCGGCGTGGACTATGCCGGTGAATGGGCCGCCAAACCCTTGCGCTTCTATATAGAAGGAAATCCTTATATTTCCAAGAAATGA
- a CDS encoding alpha-hydroxy acid oxidase, giving the protein MSTPTKITCVEDFRQLAERRVPRMFYDYADSGSWTESTYRANETDFQKIKFRQRVAVDISQRSLRSSMVGIDVAMPVAIAPTGLTGMQHADGEILGAKAAERFGIPFTLSTMSICSIEDIAKHTSQPFWFQLYVMRDRDFMERLIDRAKAANCSALVLTLDLQVLGQRHKDIRNGLSTPPKPTLANLINLATKPRWCVNMLGTKRRSFGNIVGHAKGVSDLSSLSSWTAEQFDPALCWADIEWIKKRWGGKLVLKGIMDPQDAHLAVESGADALIVSNHGGRQLDGAPSSISALPAITHAVGKEIEVWMDGGIRSGQDVIRAVALGAKGTMVGRAFLYSLGAMGEAGVYRCLQMLANEMDITMGFCGRTDIRDVDRSILLNPSIFD; this is encoded by the coding sequence TTGTCCACCCCTACAAAAATAACCTGCGTTGAAGACTTCCGCCAATTGGCCGAGCGGCGCGTGCCAAGAATGTTCTACGACTATGCCGATTCTGGCTCCTGGACGGAAAGCACCTACCGCGCCAACGAAACCGACTTTCAGAAAATCAAGTTTCGCCAGCGCGTCGCCGTCGATATCAGCCAGCGCAGCCTACGTTCGTCCATGGTGGGCATTGATGTGGCCATGCCGGTAGCCATCGCCCCCACGGGCCTCACGGGCATGCAGCACGCCGACGGCGAGATCCTTGGCGCCAAGGCCGCCGAGCGGTTTGGCATACCCTTCACGCTATCCACCATGAGCATCTGCTCGATCGAAGATATCGCCAAGCACACCAGCCAGCCATTCTGGTTTCAACTCTATGTCATGCGCGACCGCGATTTCATGGAACGCCTGATCGATCGCGCCAAGGCGGCCAACTGCTCGGCATTGGTGCTGACACTTGATCTGCAAGTGCTGGGCCAACGCCATAAAGACATCAGGAACGGGCTGTCGACTCCTCCCAAACCCACCCTGGCCAATCTGATCAACCTTGCTACCAAGCCACGCTGGTGCGTGAATATGCTGGGCACCAAACGCCGCAGTTTCGGCAATATCGTAGGCCACGCCAAAGGGGTGAGCGACCTGTCTTCACTATCGTCATGGACAGCCGAACAGTTCGACCCGGCCCTGTGCTGGGCCGACATTGAATGGATCAAGAAACGCTGGGGCGGCAAGCTGGTGCTGAAAGGCATCATGGATCCTCAGGACGCCCATCTGGCCGTCGAGTCAGGCGCCGATGCCCTGATTGTTTCCAATCATGGCGGCCGTCAACTCGACGGCGCGCCTTCATCCATTTCCGCCCTGCCTGCCATTACCCATGCTGTCGGCAAAGAAATCGAAGTATGGATGGACGGCGGCATTCGTTCCGGGCAGGATGTGATCAGGGCGGTTGCCCTGGGCGCCAAAGGCACCATGGTGGGCCGGGCCTTCCTGTATTCGCTGGGCGCCATGGGCGAAGCCGGCGTGTACCGTTGCCTGCAGATGCTGGCCAACGAAATGGATATCACCATGGGCTTCTGCGGCCGTACTGACATCCGCGATGTAGATCGTTCAATTCTACTGAACCCAAGCATTTTCGACTGA